ATTCTGAGATTAAATCCTCCGGCATATTTTTAGGGCTCATATAACTGATTTTGTAATTGTAGTAGGATAATTCATCGGGTCTATTGTAGGTTAAATCCAGATCCAAACCGGAAGCAAGAGCCAACAGCGCGCTGAGAATGAATAGTGACAGCGATATTGCCAATGTCGATACCACAGTCATTTTTTTGTCTTTTTTCATATTTATTTTGGACAAGTCTCCGATAAAATTACGTCCTCTAAGAGGATAGGATTTTTTATATTTTGTATTATCCTTTCGGTATAATTTCATAGAATCGATGGGATGTACTCGAGAAAGTTTAAATACAGGCCCTAATGATGCGAGGAGTATAACCAACACGCTTATGATCAAAATGAGTAGAATCAACAAGGGGCTGATGGTAAATTGAAAGATGTTTACATTTTCCGGCGATAAATTCATTTGCGACAAAGTGTAGTACTTATTGACCACTTTTATCATCAAAAAGTTCAGCACCATTCCGGAAATCACACCTAAAAATACGGGCTTTATGGCAATTTTCATTAATCTTTTGATGACCAGCTTTACGATATCTTTTTTTCTGGCCCCGACGCTTAGGAGCAAGCCGTATTCCCGCATATGGTTTTTTTCCCAAACCATAAAGATGTTTTTGATGACGATGATAAAAAAACATCCAATGAGTATGGATCCCGTTGCAAATATTTGAGGATACTTCTCGCTGCTTGCATTGACCATCCCATCATCAGAATTGACAAAATGACTGCTGAGATAGAAAATATTATAATCAACTCCCCCTTCATACAATGCCTTTTCATAATCCATTCCAAAGGATTCGTATAATTTGGGCGTCCTTTTATAGGTATCTCTTATATTTTTATACCAAATAATCACGTGATCGGCATTGGTTTTTAGGGTATCTGAGTCCATATAGGTACATATTGGGATTTCTTTTTCCCAACTCCTTGTATTGTAACGCATAAATCCTGTTATTTTATAATGCTGTTTGACATTGTCTTCATCCACTGTATCCAGACTGTCTCCGATTTTTAGATTCAAATCTTTGGCAGTCCATTTAGGAATTAGAATTTCATTTTCTTGATTTGGCAGTTCCCCATCTAATAAGGCGGCATTCATGGTCTCAAAATAATGCTTATCTCCTAAGATGACATTGAAAACAAAATCATTATTCAGACCCTTCTCCATTCCCTTTTTTCCGGAATAAGCTAATTTTTTTATATTTACATTGTTCTCCAAGGTATTTACTTTTTCACTGTCCAGATCTACGGGTATCACTGTATGATAATCCCCCATTGTCTTTTCTGCCATTTCCTGACTATTTCTTACGAAACTACCAAACATTAGTATGAACAGGGAAAGGGCTATTACGGCTAAAAAAATTGTAACTTTCAACGCTTTTAACCGTTTCTTTTCCCTGTCCAGTGAATTTTGAATATACAGATCATAGAGTTTCATCGTAAACTCACATCCCGGATAATTTTTCCGTCTTCTATTTGGAGGACCCGATCGGTTTTGTTCACGATCTCTTCATCATGACTTACCATGAGCATGGTTTGATGAAATGCTGAGTTTGAATATTTCAGTAGTTCGAATATTTTATTTCTATTTTCTCTATCCAGGTTGCCTGTGGGCTCATCCAGCAGGACAATAGAAGGCTTATTTATCAGGGCCCTTGCAATGGCTACTCTCTGTTGTTCTCCTCCAGATAAACTTTCCGGAAAGCTTTGTAATCTCTCTTTTAAATCCATTATATTCATGATTTTTCCATATAATTCGGCATCTACCTCTTTGTCATCCATTAGTACAGGAAGTAACATATTTTGTTCTACTGTTAAGTGGGACATGAGATTGTAGAATTGATAGACGATACCTATTCTCCTGCGCCTGTATAGGGCAAGTTTCGATTGACTGAGATGGTCCGTTCTCTCTCCTTCTACATAGATTTCTCCCTTAGAAGGTCGATCTAGGCCTCCTATGAGATTTAACAGAGTACTTTTGCCGCTGCCACTAGGACCAAATATTCCTATAAACTCTCCTCGATTGATCGAAACATTTACATCATCAAGTACTGTCTTTACCTCATTGCCATCTTTATAATCTTTAGTTAAATTTATCGTCCTTAATATTTCCATATTATCACCTCGATTAAAGTATATCGATCGAATCTTACATGTAAGTGACAGAACTAAAACAAGCTAGAAAAAATAACGAATAAAGAAGCATTTTTTCTAGCTTTTAATAGAATTTAAGGATAAACCTTCCACCACTATCATTTTCAGCGGTGATTGTCCCATGATGTTTTTCCAAAATATTTTTTGCAAGATTGAGCCCTATACCCGCTCCGGTTGTACTGTTTTTTGATTTATAAAATCGCTGAAATAATTTATTTAGATCCTCTTTTGTAAAACCTTCTCCATCATCTTTGATTACAATCTCTGAATATACATTGGTCTTTCTCGTCACAATGTGAACTTGGGACTTCCCATATTCAATGCTATTTTTCATAATATTGATTAGGGTTTCCACCATCCAATAAAAGTCCCCAATTATTATGAAATCTTCCCCTTCTACTGTAATTTTTATGGAGTTTTCTCGGATTTGGGTCTCTAGGCTTTCAATACTGGCATTGATTGCCTCTTTAATGGAAAACTCTTCAGACTTAAATTCTATTTGATTTACATCCAGTCTTGCAAGGGTCAGCATGGAAGAAATGAGGTGATTGACCTTCGAAAGTTCCTCGTCGATTTTAGCAAGGTCTCTTTCATTTTGATTTTCTCTGCACAGCTCAAGGAGGATTTCTATGGATGCTAAAGGTGTTTTGATCTGATGGGAGATATCTTCTAAATTTTCTTTTATTTTCAGCTTATCTCTTATGGCCAGCTCTTTACTTTCTCTTAATTCCAAAACTAATTTATATAGCTCGTCATGCAATACCCCAAGACTGCTTACTTCATCTATGGATAGGGAATAATCTCCTTTGGATAAGGACTCTAGTTTTGATTGAACCATTTCTATATATTTTAAAAAAGTTCTTTCCCTTTGATTATAAATATAAGTAAAAATAGAAGAGGGAATAATGCTCCATAAAACAATGAATATCCATACAAGATATTTATTCTCATAGATGATCATAGAACCGTCATATCCATAAGTCCCTAAATCCATTAATTTAGAAATTTCCCTATAGTATATTCCATCTATCATTTTGTATAATAAAAAGAATAGTATGAAGTTTACAAGAAATATCGTTATAAAGACTTTCTTCTTTTTCATTTTGATTCTCCTGCTTCTTTTATTCACTCAAATTTATATCCTAGACCCCTTATGGTTTTAATATTGCTGCCGTAGATGTCCAGTTTTTCTCTCAATCTTCTAATGGTGACGGATAGGGTATTGTCGTGAACAAATTCCTCATAATGATCCCAAGTGATTTCCATAAGAAAGTCTCTAGTCAATGTTCTCCCCATATTTCTCATGAAGGTTTCCAATAGCAAATATTCCTTCGGTCTCAGCTCCACTTCATTCCCATCTATGTGAAGTGCAGTCCCCTCGGTATCTAAAACCATTTTACCGTAATAAATAAATCGGTCATCTTCATTCTGATATCTTCTCAAGACGGTTTCTATTCTCGCCTTTAAAATACCTAGTTTGAAGGGTTTTGTAATGTAGTCATCTCCCCCGATTTTTAGTCCATTAATGATATCTACTTCTTCATCACGAACGGTGAGGAAAATAATAGGTTTTTTCAATTCTTTTATTTTGGGAACGATGCTAAAAGCATTTCCATCAGGAAGATTGACGTCCAATACAAATAATTCTATATCATCAATAAATTGATTATAAAACTCTTGGATTGTAGTGACTTCTTCGACTTTATAATCATTTCCTTCTAAATACGTCTTGATGCCTTCTCGTATTATTTTATTGTCTTCTAATACTAAAATTTTAGATTTTTCCATAGAACTTTCTCCTTGTAAATTCATCAATAGGAGTAGTTTGAAAATGGTATATAACTTTTCCTACTGGGCTCTATTCTATTCTCTATTGTTGAATAGGTTACCATAGATTAGAAAAGATTGAAACGATAATATCCCAAGTGTCGGGAAATTCCTTTATAATAGCATTTTTTATATCGCTGGAAGTAAAATGATTGAAGTTGTTCTTAGAGATGAAGTTTATTGTGCCATTTGTTTCCTCACCTATGGCGATATGGCCAGAAGCATATCCTCCCATTGCAATTTTCTGTGCAATAGAGCAACCGCCTATGGAATATATACCTAATGCAAATCCACCTACGGCAAAGATACCGATGGATAACCCCCCTATGGAGATTGCTCCCATAGCTATGCCTCCAACAGCCAATAATAAACCAAGGGATAAACCGGCTAATGTAAATAGCCCCAAACTTAATCCTCCAATGGAGAATATTCCTATTGATAGGCCACCAATGGATAACAATCCCTTTGCAATATTGCCAATGGCTACGATTCCTTTTGCTTTTCTCCTTCCATATCCTATATTGATATGAACTAGAGGTAAGCCCATTATTTTGGTTTTGCTACTATATTCATATTCAAAGCGGTAAGATACACTTTGTCTGTTTTCTACCGAAGAACTGTTCCCAACAAGTTCATCCAGACTTA
The sequence above is a segment of the Irregularibacter muris genome. Coding sequences within it:
- a CDS encoding helix-turn-helix domain-containing protein: MKIDIKYIKYHFKKGNKTMNFNERLIELRKAKGLSQEQLGEKLNVARQTVSKWELGTTTPEMNKLIVLANLFNISLDELVGNSSSVENRQSVSYRFEYEYSSKTKIMGLPLVHINIGYGRRKAKGIVAIGNIAKGLLSIGGLSIGIFSIGGLSLGLFTLAGLSLGLLLAVGGIAMGAISIGGLSIGIFAVGGFALGIYSIGGCSIAQKIAMGGYASGHIAIGEETNGTINFISKNNFNHFTSSDIKNAIIKEFPDTWDIIVSIFSNLW
- a CDS encoding response regulator transcription factor; protein product: MEKSKILVLEDNKIIREGIKTYLEGNDYKVEEVTTIQEFYNQFIDDIELFVLDVNLPDGNAFSIVPKIKELKKPIIFLTVRDEEVDIINGLKIGGDDYITKPFKLGILKARIETVLRRYQNEDDRFIYYGKMVLDTEGTALHIDGNEVELRPKEYLLLETFMRNMGRTLTRDFLMEITWDHYEEFVHDNTLSVTIRRLREKLDIYGSNIKTIRGLGYKFE
- a CDS encoding FtsX-like permease family protein; this translates as MKVTIFLAVIALSLFILMFGSFVRNSQEMAEKTMGDYHTVIPVDLDSEKVNTLENNVNIKKLAYSGKKGMEKGLNNDFVFNVILGDKHYFETMNAALLDGELPNQENEILIPKWTAKDLNLKIGDSLDTVDEDNVKQHYKITGFMRYNTRSWEKEIPICTYMDSDTLKTNADHVIIWYKNIRDTYKRTPKLYESFGMDYEKALYEGGVDYNIFYLSSHFVNSDDGMVNASSEKYPQIFATGSILIGCFFIIVIKNIFMVWEKNHMREYGLLLSVGARKKDIVKLVIKRLMKIAIKPVFLGVISGMVLNFLMIKVVNKYYTLSQMNLSPENVNIFQFTISPLLILLILIISVLVILLASLGPVFKLSRVHPIDSMKLYRKDNTKYKKSYPLRGRNFIGDLSKINMKKDKKMTVVSTLAISLSLFILSALLALASGLDLDLTYNRPDELSYYNYKISYMSPKNMPEDLISELTNDFEEEYISYRKHDFYVEKSNDYENILDQTYLREMYPKYLEDSGYEEIGMDLVGIRSNRFEDIVESLDLEVKDFSNGSECIVVNTMPTDLTKPHSRLEYTNVIDESVNRLRVNVNPSFIDEKTEGFDLEVLAYSRDPNIVKTSLSKGLMALMPMEHFMSILSETDRNTAADVFFEETLYLKLPKDTSLEEIKSKTEEYLNMRDVEFFSRENLHAFESNSNRMLYSVIFMAAVFMAIVGLSSSYSATNSMNESRKQELVLLQIIGMDKSTLKKLIIREVHYNMIFIGITSIAFLLISAYIGTMAYKAFGVLEILLNMKIYLCLLYLLLIYAIFRRNYLKTLKEAELTTNSRIM
- a CDS encoding ABC transporter ATP-binding protein — its product is MEILRTINLTKDYKDGNEVKTVLDDVNVSINRGEFIGIFGPSGSGKSTLLNLIGGLDRPSKGEIYVEGERTDHLSQSKLALYRRRRIGIVYQFYNLMSHLTVEQNMLLPVLMDDKEVDAELYGKIMNIMDLKERLQSFPESLSGGEQQRVAIARALINKPSIVLLDEPTGNLDRENRNKIFELLKYSNSAFHQTMLMVSHDEEIVNKTDRVLQIEDGKIIRDVSLR
- a CDS encoding sensor histidine kinase; translated protein: MKKKKVFITIFLVNFILFFLLYKMIDGIYYREISKLMDLGTYGYDGSMIIYENKYLVWIFIVLWSIIPSSIFTYIYNQRERTFLKYIEMVQSKLESLSKGDYSLSIDEVSSLGVLHDELYKLVLELRESKELAIRDKLKIKENLEDISHQIKTPLASIEILLELCRENQNERDLAKIDEELSKVNHLISSMLTLARLDVNQIEFKSEEFSIKEAINASIESLETQIRENSIKITVEGEDFIIIGDFYWMVETLINIMKNSIEYGKSQVHIVTRKTNVYSEIVIKDDGEGFTKEDLNKLFQRFYKSKNSTTGAGIGLNLAKNILEKHHGTITAENDSGGRFILKFY